A genomic segment from Halomonas sp. TA22 encodes:
- the pqqE gene encoding pyrroloquinoline quinone biosynthesis protein PqqE: MNDFTTMGGTGAPLWLLAELTYRCPLQCSYCSNPLDFAAHQQELTTDEWRDVLRQARAMGAVQMGFSGGEPLVRKDLEALVQEARDLGFYTNLITSGLGLDEARINALRDAGLDHIQISLQAADADVAAAVAGSRKAHAKKLSMARAVKAAGYPMVLNVVLHRHNIDQLDTIIALCDDLGADAVELANCQLYGWAHLNRTGLLPSEAQLQAAEATTQRWREALAARGRDMRLLFVVPDYYADRPKACMGGWGSIFMTVAPDGAVLPCHSARMLPMQFPTVRDQPLREIWYQSDPFNRFRGDAWMPQPCRSCDERDKDFGGCRCQAFLLTGDPAATDPVCSLSADHHLIEAARHEAAGDTRSIEELTLRNARESRVFCRE; the protein is encoded by the coding sequence ATGAATGACTTCACCACGATGGGCGGTACCGGCGCTCCCCTGTGGTTACTCGCCGAGCTGACCTACCGCTGTCCGCTGCAGTGTTCCTACTGCTCCAACCCCTTGGACTTCGCCGCCCATCAGCAGGAGCTGACGACCGATGAGTGGCGCGACGTGCTGCGCCAGGCGCGCGCCATGGGCGCCGTACAGATGGGCTTTTCCGGTGGCGAACCACTGGTGCGCAAGGACCTGGAAGCATTGGTGCAGGAGGCCCGCGACCTTGGGTTCTACACCAACCTGATCACCTCGGGGCTAGGGCTCGACGAGGCGCGCATCAATGCGCTGCGCGATGCTGGGCTCGATCACATCCAGATCAGCCTGCAGGCTGCCGATGCCGACGTCGCCGCCGCGGTGGCCGGCTCGCGCAAGGCCCACGCCAAGAAGCTGAGCATGGCCCGCGCCGTCAAGGCGGCCGGCTATCCGATGGTGCTCAACGTCGTGCTGCACCGTCACAACATCGATCAGCTCGATACTATCATCGCGCTGTGCGACGACCTCGGCGCCGATGCCGTAGAGCTGGCCAACTGCCAGCTCTACGGCTGGGCGCACCTCAATCGTACCGGGCTTTTGCCGAGCGAGGCGCAGTTGCAGGCCGCCGAGGCCACCACCCAGCGCTGGCGCGAAGCGCTGGCTGCCAGAGGGCGCGACATGCGCCTGCTGTTCGTGGTGCCGGACTACTACGCCGATCGCCCCAAGGCGTGCATGGGCGGTTGGGGCTCGATCTTCATGACCGTGGCGCCGGACGGTGCCGTGCTCCCCTGCCACAGCGCCCGCATGCTGCCCATGCAGTTCCCCACGGTTCGCGATCAGCCGCTCAGGGAGATCTGGTATCAAAGCGATCCTTTCAACCGCTTTCGTGGCGATGCCTGGATGCCCCAGCCCTGCCGCAGCTGCGACGAGCGTGACAAGGACTTCGGCGGCTGCCGCTGCCAGGCTTTCCTGCTCACTGGAGATCCCGCGGCCACCGACCCGGTATGCTCGCTCTCTGCCGATCACCATTTGATCGAAGCCGCACGCCACGAAGCGGCAGGCGACACCCGCAGCATCGAGGAGCTGACACTGCGCAATGCCCGCGAGTCGAGGGTGTTCTGTCGCGAATGA